The following coding sequences lie in one Bacteroidia bacterium genomic window:
- a CDS encoding RluA family pseudouridine synthase: MPISNSDILYEDNHLIAINKKAGELVQPDKSGGESLEESVKQFLKVKYNKEGNVFLGVTHRIDRPVSGLVLMAKSAKALSRLNQMMQDHKFKKTYWAITANKPESDEGKLVHFIRRNEQKNMSSAFKKEVTGSKLAELNYKVIAKSERYFLLEIELITGRHHQIRAQLSAIGCSIKGDLKYGFNRSNPDGSISLHSREISFVHPVSQQKLTINAPVPNEKLWLHFQLTMK; encoded by the coding sequence ATGCCAATTTCAAATTCAGATATTCTTTATGAAGACAATCATTTAATAGCAATTAATAAAAAGGCAGGAGAGCTTGTACAACCCGATAAATCTGGTGGTGAGTCGTTGGAAGAATCTGTAAAGCAATTTTTAAAAGTAAAATATAACAAAGAAGGAAATGTTTTCTTAGGTGTTACTCATAGAATTGACAGACCTGTTAGTGGATTGGTTTTAATGGCAAAATCTGCTAAGGCACTTTCCAGATTAAATCAAATGATGCAAGATCATAAATTTAAGAAGACTTATTGGGCTATAACAGCAAATAAACCGGAATCTGATGAAGGTAAGCTAGTTCATTTTATTCGCAGAAATGAACAAAAAAATATGTCCTCAGCATTTAAAAAAGAAGTAACCGGAAGTAAGCTGGCTGAATTAAATTATAAAGTAATTGCAAAATCCGAAAGATATTTTTTATTGGAGATTGAGCTTATTACCGGTCGTCACCACCAAATTCGTGCACAGTTATCGGCAATAGGTTGTTCAATTAAGGGCGATTTGAAATATGGTTTTAATCGTTCAAATCCAGATGGAAGTATAAGTCTTCATTCAAGAGAAATTTCATTTGTTCATCCTGTTTCGCAGCAAAAACTTACAATAAATGCACCTGTTCCGAATGAGAAATTGTGGTTGCATTTTCAACTAACTATGAAATAA